The window CCTGCAGGAATAGATCTCTCTGAGAGCCACCTGGGGAGAAACAATGCCGCTGTCATTACAACCTATATCCTTGCAGCCCTTGCGGTTCTGCTTCGCTTCTATGCCAGACTCAAAATTCAGCAGGCAAAAATAGCCGCGGATGACTGGATGATCTTCGCCTCACTTGTATGTTCTCCCAGTGACATATACGTCTCTTGACAATTGTTGTTTACTGTGCATTGTAGCTTTCAGTCACCGGGAGTCTCATTTGCACTATCATTGGTAAGTTGGCACTGCGATTGTTTAAGACCAAATCTGACTCTCCTCCCCGTAGGAGGAAACTACGGCCTCGGGAAACATGTTTGGGCTGTACCCATCCTTAACGTGGTGGAAGTGGTTCGGATTTTATTCATATATGTGATCCTCTACATCGCCAACGTCCCACTGATCAAATTGTCAATCATACTGTTCTACCGGCGAATCTTCGGGATGACCAAGCTGATGTGGTTCTGTATTTTTCTCACTGTCGGCTACTTTGTATCCTGCATGATTGCATTTCTGGTATGCTGTCGTCCGGTCTCCTACTACTGGACACAGTACGTGGATCCTAGCGGAGGGAAATGCGTCTACAATCTCTACCCCTTTTATATAGGCAATGCTGCGGCAAATGTCACCACGGATGTGATCATCTTGCTTGTTCCCATTCCTATGGTGTGGAAGCTTCAGATGAAATCCACCCAGAAACTGTTGATCAGCGGGATTTTCATGCTGGGCGGCTTGTACGTCTTCGCCGCAAAATATTCACCGAGTCCAAGCTAattttcttctgcttcttaGTGTGTGCGTCGCAAGCCTTATCCGCATCTACTTTATGACCTTCCTCGAATCCTCGCTTGATGTCACTTGGACCATGGGAAACGTTTTTATCTGGTCCAGCGTCGAACCCTGCATTGGCATTGTGTGCGCTTGTCTTCCAACCCTGCAGCCGCTCCTCCGATACACGATTGCTCGAGTATTTGGAACGAGCAGGGAACGGTACATGAATAACTCGGAGCCGGTAGCACCAGCGCTAGTCAACAGAAAGAGTATGCGACGGAAGCCGAATAAGCCCCTTGACTGGGACGAGGCCCTGCTAACGACCAGCGCCGTGCAAGTCGAAATGGGCGATGTCAGGACAGATGGGAGCGAGGATGGCAAAATTACAGTGAATACGGATTTCCGAATGggggaggagcagcggcaggGATGTAATTGAAAGGTTCTAAAATGATAAACGCGAACACTTGAAGGCGATTCTCGCCAATTGCAAATAGTCGACCTGTTGTGACACAGGAACACTTGAAGGCGATTCTCGCCAATTGCAAATAGTCGACCTGTTGTGACACAGGAAAAAGACTGCGTTGTATGACCATTTCAGAAGAAGTAAAGTAGGCTATATACGCATCATGAAGTTCAAGTCGATTTTCGATCAACTTAATTCTCCGTATAGAGAAGGCTAGAATTATTTCCGACGTAGCGGCTTTGTGTCTGATCTGCAACAGCTTCATATTACACATCGGGGTGGCTTTCATTCAAGCAATTTTATAAGAAAAGATAAGGAATTGATGAGAGTGCTACTATACGTGCAGCAGATCTTGTTGCGCCTAATACTAGTATTCGCCATCATACATCACATAGAAACTTCTCGATTGGAAGCAACTCTACAAGGAGTACCTATCATAAGCGATAGAAGAATATAATTAACTGCACTATAATCACAGTCGACATGATAGTGCAGACCAAGTATAATAATGCCAAATCGGCTGTTCTACTCTAACTAGGCCTTCTTAGAGGTAAATCTTGTGTACGGAAGCTTGATGAAGCTTGTACTGCGCAAGCGATCTCAGTTTCATGTCGCAATTTGGGTAGTCGCCAATTCTCTCCTTGAGAAATCCATGCCAGATTCATGCGCCCCTGAGTGTTCAATCAGAACGTCCTTGCGTGCGAATGCGTATTGCCGTAGGAGAGAATGATAATTTTTGattgggaggaagaagggacACTGTAGGTCACTGGCACTTTTCATACGAAACAGATCCGGGATTTTATCTTCTGTAGCAAGACTCCCTGTTTTGACGCGCGTCTGAAATTGATCTCTGATTATAGATAATGTCTTGGGGGCGGGCATACTGACTCGTCGTGTTTAGACGGCGAGATGTTACTGATAGAGAAATCCAGAATTTAGTTTGTGTTTTATGAGTCAGTCGCAAGTGCATATGAGATTATTAGACTCTTTACGGGCTTAGTTTTGGCTCATTTAGAGATTGCATCGCGTCGTATCTAGTCAATGTTCCTCGACAAAGTTCTAGTACGTTCCAAAGAAAAACCCAGCCTGATGTTTTCGCAAACAAGGAGCACCCGCTGGCATGCCCCACATTCGGGAGTGACAGAAACAGACCGTGCCCAAACTGGTTAATTGGGGCTGGCTCCGGTTACTAACAACACACCTACTGCGGAAAGCGAAAAATCCGGGGTCACCGAGCTTTTGAGCAAATGGAGTTAGGCTGGCTGGCGTCCGCCTACATAAAGAGCGCGGACCGGAACTGGTCTGGCATCTAGCTGGATTATTGTGATATTGCTATCTCATATTGATCGCTTGAACTCATCGTTATATTTGACAGAAGCTGTTTCTGGTTCTCAAAATGGAGAAGTCCGCAGAGCATGTCGACAATGCAGATGAACAGAAGCTCGAAATTGCGCAGATGGAGGGCATCACTTTTCAAGCTGCCCTGGAAATCTCGAAGCCCAATCCATGGGCCAAGGGCTATCTGCATATGTACACCGTTTGTGCGCTGATTTTTCTATGCTCGACTATGAATGGTGGGTTGATTTTTCGGATTGAGATATTGACAGAAAACTATCTTACTCTGGATAGGCTACGACGGTAGCCTGATGGGCAGCATCAACGCTACCCCGAACTACACTCAATACTATAACCTGCCCGCGAAAGGAAATGCAGGCACTGGGATTGTCTTTTCTATCTTCAATGTACGCAATCAATCCTCATGTTCCTGAATAAATGTCAGGTTGAGTTTACTGAGAACGATTTAGGTTGGCCAAATGGTTGGCGCACTGTTCAGTTGGGTTGCAGATTGGCAGGGGCGTCGACTTCCTATCTTTGTGGGTTGTCTCGGTGTATGCGTCGGCACTGTTGTAACAAGCGTTGCTCCAACCATACCAGCGTTTGTCGGCGGTCGATTCCTGCTATCCTTCTTTTCGACCCTAGCTACAATGAGTAGCCCGTTATACTTGATTGAGATTGCAGCTCCTCAGTATCGTGGCACTATTGCTGGTCTCTATAACACACTTTACTACCTGGTATGTAGCACCTCTGTCGGGGATGTTTGCAAAAAGGCTGATAATTACCAAGGGATCTATAATCGCGACGGCTGCCGTATATGGAGCACATCGAAACCTCTCCGATCATGGAAATTTGGATTGGAGACTCCCATTATGGCTCCAAATGTTATGCCCAGGCATCGTTGCGCTAGGAATTTGGTTTTGTCCTGAATCTCCGCGGTGGTCAGTAACAGTACTTTCTTCTCAGCTTTGAAAGCAATCGCTTATGAGATCAACAGGTTGATTGGAAAGGGAAAAGTAGCGGAAGCCAGAGCAATAGTCGCAAGGTTCCATGCCAATGGTGACTCTGACCATCCACTTGTACAACTTGAAATGAGTGAAATGGCCAATTCCCTCAGTGAAGAAGGGATGGTGGGCTGGCGAAACTTTTTCGACTTGCGCGTGCTTGTCAAAACTAAAGCAAGACGATACCGTCTCATGCTCAATATGAGCTTTGCCTGGTTTTCCCAGTTTTCTGGAAACAAGTAAGGCCATATGCTCACATTCAAAGCAATGTATTTCCGAACGATTACTGAACCCCCTTTACTTAGTGTTGCCTCATACTATCTCCCATATTTGCTGGAGAACGTCGGCATTACCGATACGAATACCAAACTGCTCCTGAACATTGTCTATGCCATTACGGGCTGGATACCGGCAATTGCAGGGGCCCGATTCCATGACATTATTGGACGAAGGAAAATGCTGCTGGGCGCCACTGCTGGCATGATTCTAGCCCTTGCGGTAGCTGCTGGAACTGCGGCAGGATACGTTCACACGGGCAGTAAAACGGATTCAAACGCATCCATTGCCTTCATCTATATTTTCGGGTCGGTATTCGCCTTTGCCTGGACTTCAATGCAACCCATCTATCCAGGTGAAGTCCTGTCGAACGATATGCGAGCCAAAGGTATGACTCAACTCTCGCGTGTCCTTATCGGCTTTACTAACTATGTGCTCTTGAATGCCTTCAGGGATGGGTGTGTGGCAAATAACCAGCGGTTGTGCCTCATTTGTCAACACCTTTGCTGCTCCAGTAGCTCTCAACAAGGTACGCCCAGCATACCACGGAGGCTTGTCTCATTACTGATGTGTTTTATAGATCGGATATTGGTTTTATGTGTTCTTTGTTCTCTGGGACGTCCTAGAGTTCTGTGTCATCTATCTTTTCTTCGTTGAAACTAAAGGACGAACCCTTGAGGAGTTAGACGCGGTCTTTGAGGCGCCTAATCCTCGGAAGGCCAGCACAGATCCTAAACTGCTCCTCAGAGGGGGATCTAATCCCGGAAATGGCCAAGATGCAGTACAGCAGTCAACTGTCTAGAAACCCGAGAGATTTGAGGTATTTGTGTTAGTACCTGCGACTTATCCTTGCTAATAATGTCACCACAATCTTGACGAAATGCGGGGTTGGTAGCAGAATATGCTCCTCGAGATTAATTCGCGCTCAGATTAGCCTGAAGAATGCTTGACTGGACCCGTGGCAAGAATAGCAGCGATCGGCACTGAATACAGGATTGATCAGGGTGGAAACGTTGCTTTCGAGCTTCTACTAGCAAATACCAAATATAGAATTCAGCAGATCCCAGGTGAAGATATGTACCGTAAATCAATTTAGGAGAAGCAAATAAACCGAAAGTAATTGATACTCTCCACATCAAGAATAACAGAAAAACAGGAAGATATTAGATCTACTCGCACAGGTAAACATGAATACCCCTCAGAATGTTCATATCGGACAGGGTCAAGATTGAGTTTAGGTAGCAAGAGAAGATCTCGATTCATCCGCGACGTTTTAAGGAAAGTATACTACTTAAGAAGCGATTCGGATCGACATACACGGCTCACTATTTAGTACCATTTTGACCAGGGCATTTGATTGAAACTCATCCAGAATTATCAAAATGTACAGTTGCTTGGTTCTGGTTACCATAGTGTGCGGAAAGATGGCCTGGTAATGTGTGTATTTCCTTCTACATTCAGTACCAACCCAATGACCTCTCGGTTCTCTAATTTTGTGGGCCTGTCGCAGAATATACTAAAAAGGAAATTGAAAAGAAATTAAATTTCAGGGTTTCATTGAAACATGAC of the Penicillium psychrofluorescens genome assembly, chromosome: 1 genome contains:
- a CDS encoding uncharacterized protein (ID:PFLUO_001704-T1.cds;~source:funannotate) codes for the protein MSQSPFGEAPAGIDLSESHLGRNNAAVITTYILAALAVLLRFYARLKIQQAKIAADDWMIFASLLSVTGSLICTIIGGNYGLGKHVWAVPILNVVEVVRILFIYVILYIANVPLIKLSIILFYRRIFGMTKLMWFCIFLTVGYFVSCMIAFLVCCRPVSYYWTQYVDPSGGKCVYNLYPFYIGNAAANVTTDVIILLVPIPMVWKLQMKSTQKLLISGIFMLGGFVCVASLIRIYFMTFLESSLDVTWTMGNVFIWSSVEPCIGIVCACLPTLQPLLRYTIARVFGTSRERYMNNSEPVAPALVNRKSMRRKPNKPLDWDEALLTTSAVQVEMGDVRTDGSEDGKITVNTDFRMGEEQRQGCN
- a CDS encoding uncharacterized protein (ID:PFLUO_001705-T1.cds;~source:funannotate); this translates as MEKSAEHVDNADEQKLEIAQMEGITFQAALEISKPNPWAKGYLHMYTVCALIFLCSTMNGYDGSLMGSINATPNYTQYYNLPAKGNAGTGIVFSIFNVRNQSSCS